Proteins encoded by one window of Procambarus clarkii isolate CNS0578487 chromosome 55, FALCON_Pclarkii_2.0, whole genome shotgun sequence:
- the LOC123748030 gene encoding putative eggshell protein → MRSVKVDEVEMKSVKVDEVEMKSVKVDEVEMKSGGVLQLFSGQPTRPPHSTSHFDKHGNEKHGNEKHGNEKHGNEKHGNEKHGNEKHGNEKHGNEKHGNEKHFHEKHGNEKHFHEKHGNEKHFHEKHGNEKHFHEKHGNEKHFHEKHGNEKHGNEKHFHVSYGNEKPRPAPPQTTWKVIYIFVMV, encoded by the exons ATGAGGTCAGTTAAGGTAGATGAAGTAGAAATGAAGTCGGTTAAGGTAGATGAAGTAGAAATGAAGTCGGTTAAGGTAGATGAAGTAGAAATGAAGTCAGGCGGTGTCCTGCAGCTGTTCTCTGgtcaaccaacccgtcctcctcatagcacgtcgcattttgac AAACATGGAAATGAGAAACATGGAAATGAGAAACATGGAAATGAGAAACATGGAAATGAGAAACATGGAAATGAGAAACATGGAAATGAGAAACATGGAAATGAGAAACATGGAAATGAGAAACATGGAAATGAGAAACATTTCCATGAGAAACATGGAAATGAGAAACATTTCCATGAGAAACATGGAAATGAGAAACATTTCCATGAGAAACATGGAAATGAGAAACATTTCCATGAGAAACATGGAAATGAGAAACATTTCCATGAGAAACATGGAAATGAGAAACATGGAAATGAGAAACATTTCCATGTTTCTTATGGAAATGAGAAACCACGCCCCGCCCCCCCTCAAACCACCTGGAAAGTTATTTacatatttgtgatggtctga